A DNA window from Sphaeramia orbicularis chromosome 22, fSphaOr1.1, whole genome shotgun sequence contains the following coding sequences:
- the slc5a6b gene encoding solute carrier family 5 member 6 isoform X3, which yields MDPSDQKHFSAVDYVIFALLLVGSLSIGLYYALSGGRQRTTQEFLMADRSMRCLPVSLSLIASFQSAVAIIGVPAEVYVHGTQYWFIGCAYILGLLIPAHVFIPVLYRLKLSSAYQYLELRFSKSVRICGTLTFIFQTVVYMGVCVYTPAFALNAVTGFKLWGVVLATGLVCTLYTTMGGLKAVIWTDVFQTLVMFAGQLAVIVVGVHQAGGLSEVWWKVWEGNHISGLDLNPDPTERHTFWTLGVGGVFLMLSLYGVNQAQVQRYLSSRTEKEAVRSCYMVFPSLQLALALSCVMGLVMFARYCGEDHSDKLASSSTDAMVIYFVMDMLQGLPGLPGLFVACLFSAALSTISSAFNSLATVTMEDLIKPHFPAMTERRATLLSKALAVCYGLLCLAMAFLTHLMGDSVLQVALKIFGMVGGPILGLFCLGMFFPWANSTGAIAGLGAGLTVSFWVGIGSIVTRTPGTRVLLSDCRASPMTNNTTAIFTTAATSVPLSRPSGLRRFYSLSYMWYSAFTCFTVILIGLVVSFLTGPMKEEDVTPGTVYPLMGKLLCFLPDSVRQKLCCVTPLGQTVCK from the exons ATGGACCCGTCCGACCAGAAGCACTTCAGCGCCGTAGATTATGTGATCTTTGCCTTGTTGCTGGTGGGTTCCCTGAGCATCGGCCTGTACTACGCCTTATCCGGTGGCCGTCAGCGCACCACACAGGAGTTCCTGATGGCGGACCGGAGCATGCGCTGTCTGCCCGTGTCCCTGTCGCTCATCGCCTCATTCCAGTCTGCTGTGGCCATCATTGGCGTCCCGGCGGAGGTCTACGTCCACGGCACCCAGTACTGGTTCATCGGCTGTGCCTACATCCTGGGTCTTCTCATTCCGGCTCATGTTTTCATTCCTGTCTTGTACAGACTCAAGCTCTCAAGTGCTTACCAG TACCTTGAACTTCGTTTCAGTAAATCCGTGCGCATCTGTGGAACGCTGACATTCATCTTCCAAACG GTTGTCTAtatgggagtgtgtgtgtatactccTGCTTTTGCACTCAATGCAG TGACTGGTTTTAAGTTATGGGGGGTGGTCCTGGCCACTGGTCTGGTGTGTACATTGTACACCACAATG GGGGGTTTGAAGGCTGTGATCTGGACAGATGTCTTCCAAACCCTGGTGATGTTTGCAGGGCAGCTGGCGGTCATTGTGGTGGGGGTCCATCAGGCTGGAGGACTGTCTGAAGTCTGGTGGAAAGTCTGGGAGGGAAACCACATCTCTGGTCTAGA CCTAAATCCAGATCCTACAGAGAGACACACGTTCTGGACCCTAGGCGTTGGGGGGGTCTTCCTCATGTTGTCCCTTTATGGAGTGAACCAGGCCCAGGTCCAACGGTACCTGAGCTCACGCACTGAGAAAGAGGCCGTCAG GTCTTGCTACATGGTGTTTCCGTCGCTGCAGCTGGCTCTGGCCCTCAGCTGTGTGATGGGACTGGTCATGTTCGCTCGGTACTGTGGAGAAGATCACTCTGACAAACTGGCCTCCTCGTCCACAGATGCA ATGGTCATATACTTTGTGATGGACATGCTTCAGGGTCTGCCTGGACTGCCTGGACTTTTTGTCGCATGTTTATTCAGTGCAGCTCTCAG CACCATCTCATCTGCGTTTAACTCTTTGGCCACTGTGACAATGGAAGACCTGATTAAACCACATTTTCCTGCCATGACTGAGAGAAGAGCCACCCTGCTCTCCAAAGCCTTAG CTGTGTGTTATGGCCTGTTGTGTCTGGCCATGGCCTTCCTGACTCACCTGATGGGGGACTCTGTTCTTCAG GTAGCTTTGAAGATCTTTGGGATGGTTGGTGGTCCCATTCTTGGTCTGTTTTGTCTGGGGATGTTTTTTCCATGGGCCAATTCCACT ggTGCCATTGCTGGTCTAGGTGCAGGTCTGACTGTGTCGTTCTGGGTCGGTATCGGGAGCATCGTCACCCGGACCCCCGGTACCAGGGTGTTGCTGTCGGACTGCAGAGCTTCACCCATGACAAACAACACCACTGCCATCTTCACAACTGCAGCCACCAGCGTCCCTTTAAG CAGACCATCTGGACTGAGGAGGTTTTACTCCTTGTCCTACATGTGGTACAGTGCATTTACCTGCTTCACAGTCATCCTCATCGGCCTCGTTGTCAGTTTTCTTACAG GCCCTATGAAGGAAGAGGACGTGACGCCAGGTACTGTCTACCCTCTGATGGGGAAGCTGCTGTGTTTTCTACCTGACAGTGTCAGACAGAAGCTGTGTTGTGTGACACCTCTGGGACAAACCGTATGTAAA tag
- the slc5a6b gene encoding solute carrier family 5 member 6 isoform X1 codes for MDPSDQKHFSAVDYVIFALLLVGSLSIGLYYALSGGRQRTTQEFLMADRSMRCLPVSLSLIASFQSAVAIIGVPAEVYVHGTQYWFIGCAYILGLLIPAHVFIPVLYRLKLSSAYQYLELRFSKSVRICGTLTFIFQTVVYMGVCVYTPAFALNAVTGFKLWGVVLATGLVCTLYTTMGGLKAVIWTDVFQTLVMFAGQLAVIVVGVHQAGGLSEVWWKVWEGNHISGLDLNPDPTERHTFWTLGVGGVFLMLSLYGVNQAQVQRYLSSRTEKEAVRSCYMVFPSLQLALALSCVMGLVMFARYCGEDHSDKLASSSTDAMVIYFVMDMLQGLPGLPGLFVACLFSAALSTISSAFNSLATVTMEDLIKPHFPAMTERRATLLSKALAVCYGLLCLAMAFLTHLMGDSVLQVALKIFGMVGGPILGLFCLGMFFPWANSTGAIAGLGAGLTVSFWVGIGSIVTRTPGTRVLLSDCRASPMTNNTTAIFTTAATSVPLSRPSGLRRFYSLSYMWYSAFTCFTVILIGLVVSFLTGPMKEEDVTPGTVYPLMGKLLCFLPDSVRQKLCCVTPLGQTVSTEQRQRQQYKESNGSTVAELDQFSEEEDDAFLHENTTPFMEHETAI; via the exons ATGGACCCGTCCGACCAGAAGCACTTCAGCGCCGTAGATTATGTGATCTTTGCCTTGTTGCTGGTGGGTTCCCTGAGCATCGGCCTGTACTACGCCTTATCCGGTGGCCGTCAGCGCACCACACAGGAGTTCCTGATGGCGGACCGGAGCATGCGCTGTCTGCCCGTGTCCCTGTCGCTCATCGCCTCATTCCAGTCTGCTGTGGCCATCATTGGCGTCCCGGCGGAGGTCTACGTCCACGGCACCCAGTACTGGTTCATCGGCTGTGCCTACATCCTGGGTCTTCTCATTCCGGCTCATGTTTTCATTCCTGTCTTGTACAGACTCAAGCTCTCAAGTGCTTACCAG TACCTTGAACTTCGTTTCAGTAAATCCGTGCGCATCTGTGGAACGCTGACATTCATCTTCCAAACG GTTGTCTAtatgggagtgtgtgtgtatactccTGCTTTTGCACTCAATGCAG TGACTGGTTTTAAGTTATGGGGGGTGGTCCTGGCCACTGGTCTGGTGTGTACATTGTACACCACAATG GGGGGTTTGAAGGCTGTGATCTGGACAGATGTCTTCCAAACCCTGGTGATGTTTGCAGGGCAGCTGGCGGTCATTGTGGTGGGGGTCCATCAGGCTGGAGGACTGTCTGAAGTCTGGTGGAAAGTCTGGGAGGGAAACCACATCTCTGGTCTAGA CCTAAATCCAGATCCTACAGAGAGACACACGTTCTGGACCCTAGGCGTTGGGGGGGTCTTCCTCATGTTGTCCCTTTATGGAGTGAACCAGGCCCAGGTCCAACGGTACCTGAGCTCACGCACTGAGAAAGAGGCCGTCAG GTCTTGCTACATGGTGTTTCCGTCGCTGCAGCTGGCTCTGGCCCTCAGCTGTGTGATGGGACTGGTCATGTTCGCTCGGTACTGTGGAGAAGATCACTCTGACAAACTGGCCTCCTCGTCCACAGATGCA ATGGTCATATACTTTGTGATGGACATGCTTCAGGGTCTGCCTGGACTGCCTGGACTTTTTGTCGCATGTTTATTCAGTGCAGCTCTCAG CACCATCTCATCTGCGTTTAACTCTTTGGCCACTGTGACAATGGAAGACCTGATTAAACCACATTTTCCTGCCATGACTGAGAGAAGAGCCACCCTGCTCTCCAAAGCCTTAG CTGTGTGTTATGGCCTGTTGTGTCTGGCCATGGCCTTCCTGACTCACCTGATGGGGGACTCTGTTCTTCAG GTAGCTTTGAAGATCTTTGGGATGGTTGGTGGTCCCATTCTTGGTCTGTTTTGTCTGGGGATGTTTTTTCCATGGGCCAATTCCACT ggTGCCATTGCTGGTCTAGGTGCAGGTCTGACTGTGTCGTTCTGGGTCGGTATCGGGAGCATCGTCACCCGGACCCCCGGTACCAGGGTGTTGCTGTCGGACTGCAGAGCTTCACCCATGACAAACAACACCACTGCCATCTTCACAACTGCAGCCACCAGCGTCCCTTTAAG CAGACCATCTGGACTGAGGAGGTTTTACTCCTTGTCCTACATGTGGTACAGTGCATTTACCTGCTTCACAGTCATCCTCATCGGCCTCGTTGTCAGTTTTCTTACAG GCCCTATGAAGGAAGAGGACGTGACGCCAGGTACTGTCTACCCTCTGATGGGGAAGCTGCTGTGTTTTCTACCTGACAGTGTCAGACAGAAGCTGTGTTGTGTGACACCTCTGGGACAAACC gTGTCAACAGAGCAGAGGCAGCGTCAACAGTATAAGGAGTCCAATGGTTCAACCGTCGCTGAATTGGACCAGTTTTCAGAGGAAGAGGACGATgcttttctacatgaaaacacgaCTCCGTTTATGGAACATGAAACAGCCATTTGA
- the slc5a6b gene encoding solute carrier family 5 member 6 isoform X2, with the protein MDPSDQKHFSAVDYVIFALLLVGSLSIGLYYALSGGRQRTTQEFLMADRSMRCLPVSLSLIASFQSAVAIIGVPAEVYVHGTQYWFIGCAYILGLLIPAHVFIPVLYRLKLSSAYQYLELRFSKSVRICGTLTFIFQTVVYMGVCVYTPAFALNAVTGFKLWGVVLATGLVCTLYTTMGGLKAVIWTDVFQTLVMFAGQLAVIVVGVHQAGGLSEVWWKVWEGNHISGLDLNPDPTERHTFWTLGVGGVFLMLSLYGVNQAQVQRYLSSRTEKEAVRSCYMVFPSLQLALALSCVMGLVMFARYCGEDHSDKLASSSTDAMVIYFVMDMLQGLPGLPGLFVACLFSAALSTISSAFNSLATVTMEDLIKPHFPAMTERRATLLSKALAVCYGLLCLAMAFLTHLMGDSVLQVALKIFGMVGGPILGLFCLGMFFPWANSTGAIAGLGAGLTVSFWVGIGSIVTRTPGTRVLLSDCRASPMTNNTTAIFTTAATSVPLRPSGLRRFYSLSYMWYSAFTCFTVILIGLVVSFLTGPMKEEDVTPGTVYPLMGKLLCFLPDSVRQKLCCVTPLGQTVSTEQRQRQQYKESNGSTVAELDQFSEEEDDAFLHENTTPFMEHETAI; encoded by the exons ATGGACCCGTCCGACCAGAAGCACTTCAGCGCCGTAGATTATGTGATCTTTGCCTTGTTGCTGGTGGGTTCCCTGAGCATCGGCCTGTACTACGCCTTATCCGGTGGCCGTCAGCGCACCACACAGGAGTTCCTGATGGCGGACCGGAGCATGCGCTGTCTGCCCGTGTCCCTGTCGCTCATCGCCTCATTCCAGTCTGCTGTGGCCATCATTGGCGTCCCGGCGGAGGTCTACGTCCACGGCACCCAGTACTGGTTCATCGGCTGTGCCTACATCCTGGGTCTTCTCATTCCGGCTCATGTTTTCATTCCTGTCTTGTACAGACTCAAGCTCTCAAGTGCTTACCAG TACCTTGAACTTCGTTTCAGTAAATCCGTGCGCATCTGTGGAACGCTGACATTCATCTTCCAAACG GTTGTCTAtatgggagtgtgtgtgtatactccTGCTTTTGCACTCAATGCAG TGACTGGTTTTAAGTTATGGGGGGTGGTCCTGGCCACTGGTCTGGTGTGTACATTGTACACCACAATG GGGGGTTTGAAGGCTGTGATCTGGACAGATGTCTTCCAAACCCTGGTGATGTTTGCAGGGCAGCTGGCGGTCATTGTGGTGGGGGTCCATCAGGCTGGAGGACTGTCTGAAGTCTGGTGGAAAGTCTGGGAGGGAAACCACATCTCTGGTCTAGA CCTAAATCCAGATCCTACAGAGAGACACACGTTCTGGACCCTAGGCGTTGGGGGGGTCTTCCTCATGTTGTCCCTTTATGGAGTGAACCAGGCCCAGGTCCAACGGTACCTGAGCTCACGCACTGAGAAAGAGGCCGTCAG GTCTTGCTACATGGTGTTTCCGTCGCTGCAGCTGGCTCTGGCCCTCAGCTGTGTGATGGGACTGGTCATGTTCGCTCGGTACTGTGGAGAAGATCACTCTGACAAACTGGCCTCCTCGTCCACAGATGCA ATGGTCATATACTTTGTGATGGACATGCTTCAGGGTCTGCCTGGACTGCCTGGACTTTTTGTCGCATGTTTATTCAGTGCAGCTCTCAG CACCATCTCATCTGCGTTTAACTCTTTGGCCACTGTGACAATGGAAGACCTGATTAAACCACATTTTCCTGCCATGACTGAGAGAAGAGCCACCCTGCTCTCCAAAGCCTTAG CTGTGTGTTATGGCCTGTTGTGTCTGGCCATGGCCTTCCTGACTCACCTGATGGGGGACTCTGTTCTTCAG GTAGCTTTGAAGATCTTTGGGATGGTTGGTGGTCCCATTCTTGGTCTGTTTTGTCTGGGGATGTTTTTTCCATGGGCCAATTCCACT ggTGCCATTGCTGGTCTAGGTGCAGGTCTGACTGTGTCGTTCTGGGTCGGTATCGGGAGCATCGTCACCCGGACCCCCGGTACCAGGGTGTTGCTGTCGGACTGCAGAGCTTCACCCATGACAAACAACACCACTGCCATCTTCACAACTGCAGCCACCAGCGTCCCTTTAAG ACCATCTGGACTGAGGAGGTTTTACTCCTTGTCCTACATGTGGTACAGTGCATTTACCTGCTTCACAGTCATCCTCATCGGCCTCGTTGTCAGTTTTCTTACAG GCCCTATGAAGGAAGAGGACGTGACGCCAGGTACTGTCTACCCTCTGATGGGGAAGCTGCTGTGTTTTCTACCTGACAGTGTCAGACAGAAGCTGTGTTGTGTGACACCTCTGGGACAAACC gTGTCAACAGAGCAGAGGCAGCGTCAACAGTATAAGGAGTCCAATGGTTCAACCGTCGCTGAATTGGACCAGTTTTCAGAGGAAGAGGACGATgcttttctacatgaaaacacgaCTCCGTTTATGGAACATGAAACAGCCATTTGA